In one Populus nigra chromosome 12, ddPopNigr1.1, whole genome shotgun sequence genomic region, the following are encoded:
- the LOC133669922 gene encoding protein NUCLEAR FUSION DEFECTIVE 4-like encodes MSNNQLKFRLSSWLTLGCITLLQALSAPRFIFSACASLMEQNYHISHVQLNNLIVASETGRLFGFVSTAAATCFPAWMILFIGLVFGLVGYGVQCFCISHRIPALSFWQALLLNILAGNSSCWINTYCQLLATRNFKDSYRTIVEITSTYSGLSGKILTSLVEGIEGRKGSTNSSIYLLLTCLVPVAAGLIVALVHSCLEFMEYGDSDVFPAVFVLIIATGVYTVIESVAPFFGFVSLRLRAVILALVLTIPFKVALLTAAADWFSAEKYHSQVTRTESNDSGESNPEKVSKEVKIAIGEEREADQKAGGEVDSDDKGLFKAGNDAGMKQLLLNVDFWMFYLVNACGPTLGMDVVYYVPLVYKGKIGNSQPSVDSAPNDPHAHCCLLAPRQQQMFIHQHRNLGNLFRSLNCYKFNDNV; translated from the exons atgagCAATAATCAATTGAAGTTCAGACTGTCATCATGGCTAACCTTGGGTTGCATTACTTTGCTACAAGCCTTAAGTGCCCCCCGCTTCATTTTCTCTGCTTGCGCATCCCTGATGGAACAAAATTACCACATCTCACATGTGCAACTCAACAATCTAATTGTTGCTTCAGAAACAGGAAGGTTATTTGGTTTCGTATCGACAGCCGCTGCCACCTGTTTTCCTGCATGGATGATCCTATTCATTGGCCtggtttttggtttggttggttATGGCGTGCAGTGCTTTTGTATTTCACATAGAATTCCTGCTCTATCTTTTTGGCAAGCTTTATTGCTAAATATTCTTGCAGGGAACAGCAGCTGTTGGATCAATACTTACTGTCAATTGTTAGCCACAAGAAACTTCAAGGACAGTTATCGGACGATAGTCGAAATAACATCAACTTATTCAGGGTTGAGTGGAAAGATATTGACTTCTTTAGTCGAAGGAATTGAAGGAAGGAAAGGCTCTACAAATTCCAGTATTTACCTCCTCTTGACTTGCCTGGTTCCTGTGGCCGCTGGGTTAATTGTTGCTCTCGTTCATAGTTGTCTCGAGTTCATGGAATATGGGGACTCAGATGTATTTCCAGCCGTCTTCGTTCTCATCATTGCAACTGGAGTGTATACAGTGATCGAATCCGTTGCACCATTTTTCGGGTTTGTGTCCTTGCGATTACGCGCAGTGATTTTAGCACTGGTGTTAACCATACCGTTTAAAGTTGCACTATTGACAGCTGCTGCAGACTGGTTTTCAGCAGAGAAATATCACTCCCAGGTGACACGAACGGAGTCGAATGACTCTGGCGAATCAAACCCCGAAAAGGTATCCAAAGAAGTCAAGATTGCAATAGGCGAAGAAAGAGAAGCTGATCAAAAGGCAGGGGGGGAGGTTGACAGTGACGACAAGGGCTTGTTTAAAGCAGGAAATGATGCTGGTATGAAACAACTACTGTTAAATGTGGATTTCTGGATGTTCTATTTGGTGAATGCATGTGGACCTACGCTGGGAATG GATGTTGTCTATTATGTTCCACTGGTATACAAG GGAAAAATCGGTAATAGCCAACCCAGCGTTGACAGTGCTCCTAATGATCCCCATGCCCATTGCTGTCTTCTTGCTCCTCGACAGCAACAGATGTTTATACATCAGCACCGGAATCTTGGGAACCTGTTCAGGAGCCTTAATTGCTATAAATTCAATGACAACGTCTGA
- the LOC133669366 gene encoding BTB/POZ domain-containing protein At3g56230 isoform X2: MKQLTRPPILFLLRQIRPQPLANIPRWMISMKDRESELNEKISFLSSFIALFKDQILTDIQLKPGNDGPSISAHRALLAARSEIFKNMLDSDAYKAPASDTIMLPELNHQELESLLEFLYSGSLPSEKLEKHVYSLTLAADKYDIPYLLKFCERHMLRFLNSSNALDVLEISDTCSNKTLKETALNFIVKNMEDVVFSTKYEAFVAENPHLAVQITRALLMDVKNRRNSGV; the protein is encoded by the exons CCTCAGCCACTTGCTAATATTCCAAGATGGATGATTAGTATGAAGGATAGAGAATCTGAACTGAATGAGAAGATAAGTTTTCTCAGTAGCTTTATTGCCttatttaaagatcaaattcTCACGGACATACAACTCAAGCCTGGCAATGATGGGCCTTCCATATCTGCACACAGAGCATTACTG GCAGCAAGATctgaaatatttaagaacatGCTGGACTCAGATGCCTACAAAGCTCCTGCAAGCGACACCATAATGCTCCCTGAATTGAACCATCAGGAGCTTGAGTCTCTATTAGAATTTCTTTACAGTGGAAGCTTGCCTAGCGAAAAGCTGGAGAAGCATGTCTACTCATTGACCCTTGCAGCTGACAAATATGATATTCCATACCTGCTCAAATTTTGCGAAAGGCATATGCTCAGATTCCTGAACTCATCTAATGCTCTTGACGTGTTAGAAATCTCGGATACTTGTTCCAACAAAACACTAAAGGAGACTGCCTTGAATTTCATTGTAAAAAACATGGAGGATGTAGTTTTTTCTACTAAATATGAAGCTTTTGTAGCAGAGAACCCACATTTAGCTGTGCAGATTACGAGGGCTCTTTTGATGGATgtcaaaaatagaagaaatagtggagtttga